The Dokdonia donghaensis DSW-1 DNA window AGATAGGTTCTATCCATTTTGTACCATCTTCAGATATAAGTGTAGATACGGGTCCCACAAAAAGACCTATGAGTAGTAGTGGTAAAATGGCAGGTAATTTTAAACGCCAGGCAGCCCATTGTGCAATGATCCCTAAAATTATGATTCCGGCTAGTTCTAACATATGAATTCAGTTTTGATGCGATATTAATGTTTTAAAGCTTTTGGCTCTCGTTGTGAAGTTACAATTCTTTGTTAAAAACTAGTGTGTATAAGGGTTTAAAAACTCTCTTTTTGGTATTTTGCAGAGATTTGTGCGGTGGTTAACACGCTTTTTTTGAGGTGTATTACGCTTTCGCGAAAGCGTAAAAAAACCATTATCATTCTTATTGACACGTTTTTATGAAAATATACCCTATTGAGGCAGGAAATTTTAAACTAGATGGCGGTGCGATGTTTGGCGTGGTACCTAAGTCCATATGGAGTCGTACTAACCCTGCAGATAGTAACAACCTTATAGATATTGCAGCCCGCTGTCTCCTTATAGAAGATGGAGACAAGCTCATCCTTATTGATAATGGTATGGGTGACAAGCAGTCTGAGAAGTTTTATGGATATTACTACAGATGGGGTGATCACTCTATAGATACATCACTGGCCCAGTATGGTTTTCATAGAGATGATATTACAGATGTGTTTATGACACACCTACATTTTGACCACGTAGGTGGCGCCATACAGTGGAACAAAGACCATACGGGTTATGAGCCAGCGTTTAAAAATGCTAAGTTCTGGACTAATGAAAATCACTGGCAGTGGGCTATTGAGCCTAATAATAGAGAGAAGGCGAGTTTCTTAAAAGAAAACCTCATCCCTATGCAAGAAAGTGGCCATTTACATTTT harbors:
- a CDS encoding MBL fold metallo-hydrolase, whose amino-acid sequence is MKIYPIEAGNFKLDGGAMFGVVPKSIWSRTNPADSNNLIDIAARCLLIEDGDKLILIDNGMGDKQSEKFYGYYYRWGDHSIDTSLAQYGFHRDDITDVFMTHLHFDHVGGAIQWNKDHTGYEPAFKNAKFWTNENHWQWAIEPNNREKASFLKENLIPMQESGHLHFIERGENAFKETSELGFGILFADGHTEKQMLPHIQYQDKTIVFMADLVPTLGHLPVPYVTGYDTRPLLSIDEKERFLKQAADNNYYLWLEHDAHNELVTVQHTEKGVRAKDIFTFNELFN